One Prionailurus bengalensis isolate Pbe53 chromosome D3, Fcat_Pben_1.1_paternal_pri, whole genome shotgun sequence genomic region harbors:
- the MC4R gene encoding melanocortin receptor 4, with amino-acid sequence MNSTHHHGMHTSLHFWNRSTYGPHSNASESLGKGYSDGGCYEQLFVSPEVFVTLGVISLLENILVIVAIAKNKNLHSPMYFFICSLAVADMLVSVSNGSETIVITLLNSTDTDAQSFTVNIDNVIDSVICSSLLASICSLLSIAVDRYFTIFYALQYHNIMTVRRVGIIISCIWAACTVSGVLFIIYSDSSAVIICLITMFFTMLALMASLYVHMFLMARLHIKRIAVLPGTGTIRQGANMKGAITLTILIGVFVVCWAPFFLHLIFYISCPQNPYCVCFMSHFNLYLILIMCNSIIDPLIYALRSQELRKTFKEIICCYPLGGLCDLSSRY; translated from the coding sequence ATGAACTCCACTCATCACCATGGAATGCACACTTCTCTCCACTTCTGGAACCGCAGCACCTATGGACCGCACAGCAATGCCAGTGAGTCCCTGGGAAAAGGCTACTCTGATGGAGGGTGTTATGAGCAACTTTTTGTCTCCCCTGAGGTGTTTGTGACTCTGGGTGTCATCAGCTTGCTGGAGAATATTCTGGTGATTGTGGCAATAGCCAAGAACAAAAACCTGCATTCGCCCATGTACTTTTTCATCTGCAGCCTGGCTGTGGCTGATATGTTGGTGAGCGTGTCAAACGGATCCGAAACCATTGTCATCACCCTATTAAACAGTACAGATACGGACGCGCAGAGTTTCACCGTGAATATTGATAATGTCATTGACTCGGTGATCTGTAGCTCCTTGCTTGCATCGATTTGCAGTCTGCTTTCAATTGCAGTGGACAGGTACTTTACTATCTTTTATGCTCTCCAGTACCATAACATCATGACGGTCAGGCGGGTTGGGATCATCATAAGTTGTATCTGGGCAGCTTGCACGGTTTCGGGAGTTTTGTTCATCATCTACTCAGACAGCAGTGCTGTCATCATCTGCCTCATCACCATGTTCTTCACCATGCTGGCTCTCATGGCCTCTCTCTATGTCCACATGTTCCTCATGGCCAGACTGCACATTAAGAGAATTGCTGTCCTCCCGGGCACTGGCACCATCCGCCAAGGGGCCAACATGAAGGGTGCAATTACCCTGACCATACTGATTGGGGTCTTTGTTGTCTGCTGGGCCCCGTTCTTCCTCCACTTAATATTCTACATCTCTTGTCCCCAGAATCCTTACTGTGTGTGCTTCATGTCTCACTTTAACCTGTATCTCATACTGATCATGTGTAATTCCATCATCGACCCTCTAATTTATGCACTCCGGAGCCAAGAACTAAGGAAAACCTTCAAAGAGATCATCTGTTGCTATCCTCTAGGCGGCCTCTGTGATTTGTCTAGCAGATACTAA